CTAATTAATATGCAAGCTAACGTAAGCTGCTAGTTTAAATGTTTACCATGTTTTTAGCATCAAAAGTATATCACGTTACCCACAGATATGTCATACATAAGCTGTCCTTCTTGCTCATACAATGACATAGAAGGGGGACAAGAGGGTGATGAAGCTTATTGTATATATCATATTGTTGCTTTGCATCGGTGTTATGACGATTAGCTTTACAAGACTTTTTCGTTTTAACACGGAACAATGTCCTGTGTTCTCTTGGACCCACTTTTTATTGTTAATCTGGGCTTATTTAATTTTGACCGTTGGTTTTTCTCTTATATATCTCAGTTTAGAGTTTCTAGGCAATCCGATTCTGGCCTTTAACTATAGTGTAACTCCCGGATCCATTTCATATATTGGCAACTTAATCTACTTTAGCTTGGTCACTATGCTGACGGTAGGCTATGGAGACATAACCCCCATAGGTCTGGGGAAATTTATTGCTAGTACCCAAGCGTTAATCGGGTACTTATTGCCAGCTGCTTTCTTAGCATCCGGTATAGCAAAATCAACACAAAAATGGAGTCGATCGGGATAAATGTGGATTTTTTATTAGACTAGGTAAAGGTCTATACCTTGGCTACTTCTCGGCATAAACTAAAAGTGGGAATAACGATTACCTCCTCCATTTGTGACACGTTCATGTTGAACGTGTCTTTTTTTGCAGGTGAGTAATTTTGATTAAGTTAAATAGACAATTGAAAGACGCCGTCTACACACATGAAAATGGGGTGAAATGGAGTCTTCGCTGTAGAACTCCTTTGGAACAGCCTCATTTAGCATAGAGTGATATACTTTGGGGAACGATGCAGAGTAAGGTACATAATATGAGTAAGAAGCGTGGTTTTGCAAGGTTTGAAATGCTGATTTGCAAGATTCGGAGTGCGGATTTGCAGGAATTTTTGTCCTCGATGGAGAAGAATAAGGCAGAATAAAAATAGAAAGGGGGAGACGGTAGCATGAAGCTTATGATTTGCATCACGAATAAGAAGTATGGCTCTAGCTTAATTAAGACTCTAGGTAAAAATGGATATGGAGTAACAAAGCTGGCAAGCACGGGTGGCTTTTTAAAGGAAGGGAACGATACACTACTGATTGGTGTAGGTAATCAAGATGTTAGTGAATTGAAACAGTTAATGAAGGCTTCAGTGGAGGAGCTAGAGAAACAGAAAGGCTGGAAGCCTAAAGAACATCGTTTCACCTCTTTTGTGATCAATGGACAGAATTTTTTGCCCTTGCTCCACAAGAATAAGCATAACGATTGACAATTTAGCTCCTGATAGCTAAACTTATTTATAAACATTATAAAGTAATAATAAATTCACCTTAAGATTGGAGGGATATGGACATGACAAATCATTTGGGTCTGGCCATGGATAAGTTGAAAGCCACTGGTGTCAGAATGACTCCTCAGCGTCATGCCATATTAGCCTATTTATTTGAAACGATGGAGCACCCCACGGCGGATGATATTTATAAAGCGCTTGAGGAGAAGTTTCCAAGCATGAGTGTAGCTACGGTTTACAACAATCTACGCCTTTTTAAAGAAGCGCATCTGGTTCGTGAGCTAACTTATGGCGATGCTTCTAGCCGATTTGATGCCAATGTTTCTGATCACTACCATGCGATTTGTCGCCAATGTGGTAAAATTGCTGATTTCGATTATCCTTTTTTGGATGAGATTCAAACAGCGGCTACAAAGGAAACTGGTTTTCAGGTAGATTCCCATCGCTTAGAAGTTTATGGCTTATGTGAAGAGTGTCATTCCGTAAGAAAGGCTAATTAATTCAATATCACATACAGCTTAGAAAAGCTGATAACATTCCTATCTTGAACCCACATCTAGTGAAGGATTTCCCATCTCTAGAGGGATTCGAGATAGGCTTTTTTATTTTTTTGATTCATTGCCTAATATTTTGCTCCATTCGTACATGTCAAAAAAAATTCATTTCCCCATTTCCTCCAAACATTGCTACAATTAAAGGTGAGAAAGAGAGGGGGAAACGAACGTTGCAGGTTGAAAAGCTTCCATCACGAAAAGCAAAAAAATCCTCAGTCAGCTTCAAATTATTCCTTGCCCTGCTTATCGCTTTGTTTTTAACGGCAAGTATCCTTATTCTGTACATCGTTATCCAACAGGTTAAGGTGAATGATGAAAGGGTGCTCCCGTACCCGGAGCCGGAGCTGCATGACGAACTGGGGACCTTTTATCCCGTAATTTATCAAGGTGTCTTAGAGGAAGACAAAGTGTTGCATCAAGGAGAAGAGTTTTACATTCCTTTAGACATGCTTGTTACTTATATTGATCCAACGCTACATTATGATGCTGGGGAGCAGGTTTTAATACTTACCACAGAGCATAATGTTATTACGTTAAAGAGCAACGCTTTAACTAACGAAATTAAAGGGGAGACAACAGAGCTCCAATTTCCTATTTTAGAGGCTGATGGTGAGGTCTATGTTCCATATTCTCCGTTTACCGACGTTTATCCATTTTCGTTTACTTTACATGAGCAGACCAATGTTCTTGAGCTTCGCTCTAATTTGCATGTCCCTGTTCAGGGCAGAGCCTATGCTCCGGTGGCTGAAGGCAAAGAGCCAGAATATGTGTATGTACGGACGGAGCCTACTGTCGAAGCTCCATACGTTGAGGCTCTTGCTCATGACACAGAAATTGAAATGATTACAGAACAGAGTGGTTGGTACTATGTTCAAACAGAAGCGGGAGCATTAGGCTTTGTTCCTAAAGAAGATGCTGTTTTTACAGGAATCATGAAGCTTCCAATTGCAGATTTAAGTGGTTCAGGCTTTGATGGAGATAAGGAGTCCTTCCAAGCGTGGAATCCGATTGGCTCTAAAATTAATATGACTTGGGAGCATGTGGTCAGCCGAACTCCGAATCCTGACAACATCGATCCTATGCCCGGAGTTAATGTAGTATCTCCGACATGGTTCCATTTTCAAGATGAGGATGGTAGCTTAAGCAATTTCGCGGATAAAAGCTATGTGGATTGGGCTCACCAGCAAGGCTATCAGGTGTGGGCGTTGGTGACGAATGAGTTTGATCCTGATCTAACGACTACCATTTTATCTAGCTATGAGAAACGAAGGAATGTGATTCGTCAGCTTGTTTACTTTTCTGAGCTATACGATCTTGACGGAATTAACATCGATTTTGAAAATGTGTACTTAGCCGATAAAGAAAATGTAGTCCAGTTTATGAGGGAGCTTACCCCTTACATGCATGATTTAGGTTTGGTTGTATCTATCGACGTAACAATCAAATCAACAAGTGAAATGTGGTCTATGTTTCTTGATCGACCAGCGTTAGGAGAAATCGTAGATTACATGATGATCATGACCTATGATGAGCACTGGGGATCAAGTCCAGTAGCTGGCTCAGTAGCCTCCCTCCCTTGGGTTGAAAATGGTCTGCGAGGAGTCTTAGAAGAAGTGCCTAATGAGAAGGTGCTTTTAGGGATTCCTTTCTATACAAGGCTATGGAAGGAAGAACAGGGCGAAGACGGTCAAACAAAGGTCAGTTCAAGAGCTTTCTCCATGTCTGGAATCGAAAATTGGATGGCTGAAAGAGATGTTGATTTTACGTTTGATGAGGCAACCGGTCAGCATTATGCCGAATATGAGGATACAGAAGAGAAGGCTGTCTACAAAATATGGCTAGAGGATGAGCGCTCCGTTGCTCAGCGGATCGAGCTGGTGCACAAATATGATTTAGCTGGTGTGGCGTCTTGGCGTAGAGGCTTTGAAAAGCCAGTGATCTGGGAAGTGATTGAAGAGGGGTTACATTCTGTTCAATAAAATGCACCCTGTTACAATAGTCTCTAATCGGGAGTATTCCTACGATTAGAGACTTTTTTAATGAAAGCTATTATGGTAAGAATAATTCTAATCGTTCTCTACCTAGAGTGCAGATATCCTTACCGTTATAGTTGAAGAAGGATTTCTGTTTAAAATAAAGGAGTGAAAACATGAATAAAAGAAAACCGAAGGGGCTGGAAGGAGAACTTGTCTATTTAAGTCCAGTTAGTAGCGAAGACGCCAATCTATACTATGATGAACTATTTGATCCAGAGGCTAGAAAGCTAACAGGAACTAAAGTTCTTTTTACATTTGACCAGGTAGTCCAATACTTGAAAGATAGATCCATGAGTTCAACTTCCGTCCTATGCTTTATTGTCTTGCAAAAAAACGATGAAATTATTGGTGACATCGCTCTCCAAGATATTGACACAACGAACCGTAGTGGTGGGATACGGATTAGTATTAACAAACATAATCATCAGGGACGGGGGTACGGAACAGAAGCTTTAAAGCTTATGCTTGATTATGGCTTTGGGCAGCTGAACCTTCATAGGATTGAGCTAACGGTTTATGATTACAATGAAAGAGCGATTCATGTTTATGAAAAAGTTGGCTTTAAAGTTGAAGGTAGGTTAAGAGATGCTTTGTATTATGATCACGCCTATCATGACACTATTTTTATGAGTATCTTGGAGGATGAATTTAGACAGCTCTATAAGCAAACTTAGTCCAGTCATATGCTTAACGGACTGCCATCCTGTTGTTACAATAGTTACAACACAACGCAAGGGGACTATACACGGTACACTTTGACACAAACGACTAATCAATTTGTTCATAGAGTATTGTATGGGATTAGTTTAGTTCAGGTAGAATTGCAAGAGAACGAAAACAAGGCAGCTTTTATGTTAAGCGCCTTGTTTTTCTTAGCTTCATAAATCTCCTCTGTTTT
This region of Bacillus horti genomic DNA includes:
- a CDS encoding ion channel, producing MKLIVYIILLLCIGVMTISFTRLFRFNTEQCPVFSWTHFLLLIWAYLILTVGFSLIYLSLEFLGNPILAFNYSVTPGSISYIGNLIYFSLVTMLTVGYGDITPIGLGKFIASTQALIGYLLPAAFLASGIAKSTQKWSRSG
- a CDS encoding cyclic-di-AMP receptor, with the translated sequence MKLMICITNKKYGSSLIKTLGKNGYGVTKLASTGGFLKEGNDTLLIGVGNQDVSELKQLMKASVEELEKQKGWKPKEHRFTSFVINGQNFLPLLHKNKHND
- the perR gene encoding peroxide-responsive transcriptional repressor PerR, translated to MTNHLGLAMDKLKATGVRMTPQRHAILAYLFETMEHPTADDIYKALEEKFPSMSVATVYNNLRLFKEAHLVRELTYGDASSRFDANVSDHYHAICRQCGKIADFDYPFLDEIQTAATKETGFQVDSHRLEVYGLCEECHSVRKAN
- a CDS encoding glycosyl hydrolase family 18 protein, with translation MQVEKLPSRKAKKSSVSFKLFLALLIALFLTASILILYIVIQQVKVNDERVLPYPEPELHDELGTFYPVIYQGVLEEDKVLHQGEEFYIPLDMLVTYIDPTLHYDAGEQVLILTTEHNVITLKSNALTNEIKGETTELQFPILEADGEVYVPYSPFTDVYPFSFTLHEQTNVLELRSNLHVPVQGRAYAPVAEGKEPEYVYVRTEPTVEAPYVEALAHDTEIEMITEQSGWYYVQTEAGALGFVPKEDAVFTGIMKLPIADLSGSGFDGDKESFQAWNPIGSKINMTWEHVVSRTPNPDNIDPMPGVNVVSPTWFHFQDEDGSLSNFADKSYVDWAHQQGYQVWALVTNEFDPDLTTTILSSYEKRRNVIRQLVYFSELYDLDGINIDFENVYLADKENVVQFMRELTPYMHDLGLVVSIDVTIKSTSEMWSMFLDRPALGEIVDYMMIMTYDEHWGSSPVAGSVASLPWVENGLRGVLEEVPNEKVLLGIPFYTRLWKEEQGEDGQTKVSSRAFSMSGIENWMAERDVDFTFDEATGQHYAEYEDTEEKAVYKIWLEDERSVAQRIELVHKYDLAGVASWRRGFEKPVIWEVIEEGLHSVQ
- a CDS encoding GNAT family N-acetyltransferase, producing the protein MNKRKPKGLEGELVYLSPVSSEDANLYYDELFDPEARKLTGTKVLFTFDQVVQYLKDRSMSSTSVLCFIVLQKNDEIIGDIALQDIDTTNRSGGIRISINKHNHQGRGYGTEALKLMLDYGFGQLNLHRIELTVYDYNERAIHVYEKVGFKVEGRLRDALYYDHAYHDTIFMSILEDEFRQLYKQT